Proteins co-encoded in one Perca flavescens isolate YP-PL-M2 chromosome 11, PFLA_1.0, whole genome shotgun sequence genomic window:
- the klf5b gene encoding Krueppel-like factor 5 isoform X2, translated as MVMMRAGFHVKRPISRKDGKSDMDYLSPHQQDIVNSKMLCRDSALMPEPPFSEDFASPYSANMSLLLPDIPYLHPGLCRTMRPIKTEPSHSLMHPSCQGNNGGPLTLPEYTGVFSAADTASGTFFIKQEVPDFQDVPLFQLLNSDLEQLVHGSQLNSIPMAPLSLPIGNVHVGPVQNSAKPTSSPQNECFPFNRHLGHQQRPTYLPPSPPNSDPPSPERGKEVLHNLSPPPSYEASIASKLTFQTHNPIDSGQISSVAPIQCPDQNSNRGLVQSPGPAPVQRSSLTPGQMTPGVGPLSPVLAQSASVRYNRRNNPDLERRRIHHCDVPGCRKVYTKSSHLKAHLRTHTGEKPYQCSWEGCEWRFARSDELTRHFRKHTGVKPFQCGVCSRCFSRSDHLALHMKRHQS; from the exons ATGGTTATGATGCGTGCTGGATTTCACGTAAAAAGACCGATTTCACGTAAAGAT GGTAAATCTGACATGGACTACCTGTCTCCGCACCAACAGGACATAGTGAATTCCAAAATGTTGTGCAGGGACAGCGCTCTGATGCCAGAGCCGCCTTTCAGCGAGGACTTTGCCTCCCCGTACAGCGCCAACATGAGCCTGCTCCTTCCTGACATCCCATACCTGCACCCTGGTCTCTGCAGGACTATGAGACCGATCAAAACAGAGCCGTCACACTCTCTGATGCACCCCAGCTGTCAGGGCAACAACGGAGGGCCGCTAACACTCCCAGAATACACAGGTGTTTTTAGTGCAGCCGACACAGCTAGCGGTACATTTTTTATCAAACAGGAAGTGCCAGATTTCCAGGATGTCCCCCTGTTTCAACTTTTGAACTCTGATTTGGAGCAGCTCGTTCATGGGTCACAGCTGAACTCCATCCCCATGGCCCCATTAAGTCTTCCTATTGGGAACGTCCATGTAGGCCCAGTGCAGAATTCTGCTAAACCCACAAGCAGTCCTCAGAATGAATGTTTTCCATTTAATCGACACTTAGGCCATCAGCAGAGACCAACCTATTTGCCGCCCTCTCCGCCAAACTCTGATCCCCCGAGTCCAGAAAGGGGGAAGGAGGTTCTTCACAATCTGTCCCCACCTCCCTCCTACGAAGCCAGCATCGCCTCCAAGTTAACTTTTCAGACCCATAATCCCATTGATTCAGGACAAATTTCTAGTGTAGCTCCAATCCAGTGCCCAGACCAGAATTCCAATCGTGGATTAGTCCAAAGCCCAGGTCCTGCGCCAGTCCAGCGTTCAAGCCTAACACCAGGTCAGATGACGCCAGGTGTTGGCCCACTGTCCCCAGTGTTGGCCCAGTCGGCTTCAGTTAGGTACAACAGAAGGAATAATCCTGATCTGGAGAGACGGCGGATTCACCACTGTGATGTTCCAG gGTGCAGGAAAGTATACACCAAGTCTTCTCATTTAAAAGCCCATCTACGGACCCACACAG GAGAGAAGCCGTACCAGTGCTCCTGGGAGGGATGTGAGTGGCGCTTCGCCCGTTCTGATGAGCTGACTCGCCATTTCAGGAAACACACCGGGGTGAAGCCTTTCCAGTGTGGCGTGTGTAGCCGCTGTTTCTCCCGCTCTGATCACCTGGCCCTGCACATGAAGAGACACCAGAGCTAG
- the klf5b gene encoding Krueppel-like factor 5 isoform X1: protein MAAAVRNNVWVAPGQDAQFLHTTTAPLTADGLRGEDHGQVLCNTRDAIPGTSSFHDYNLGKSDMDYLSPHQQDIVNSKMLCRDSALMPEPPFSEDFASPYSANMSLLLPDIPYLHPGLCRTMRPIKTEPSHSLMHPSCQGNNGGPLTLPEYTGVFSAADTASGTFFIKQEVPDFQDVPLFQLLNSDLEQLVHGSQLNSIPMAPLSLPIGNVHVGPVQNSAKPTSSPQNECFPFNRHLGHQQRPTYLPPSPPNSDPPSPERGKEVLHNLSPPPSYEASIASKLTFQTHNPIDSGQISSVAPIQCPDQNSNRGLVQSPGPAPVQRSSLTPGQMTPGVGPLSPVLAQSASVRYNRRNNPDLERRRIHHCDVPGCRKVYTKSSHLKAHLRTHTGEKPYQCSWEGCEWRFARSDELTRHFRKHTGVKPFQCGVCSRCFSRSDHLALHMKRHQS from the exons ATGGCCGCTGCCGTGAGGAATAATGTTTGGGTTGCTCCGGGGCAGGACGCGCAGTTTCTTCATACAACCACCGCGCCACTGACAGCCGACGGTCTGAGAGGTGAAGATCATGGACAAGTGCTCTGTAACACGAGGGATGCGATCCCCGGGACTTCCTCTTTTCATGATTATAATTTG GGTAAATCTGACATGGACTACCTGTCTCCGCACCAACAGGACATAGTGAATTCCAAAATGTTGTGCAGGGACAGCGCTCTGATGCCAGAGCCGCCTTTCAGCGAGGACTTTGCCTCCCCGTACAGCGCCAACATGAGCCTGCTCCTTCCTGACATCCCATACCTGCACCCTGGTCTCTGCAGGACTATGAGACCGATCAAAACAGAGCCGTCACACTCTCTGATGCACCCCAGCTGTCAGGGCAACAACGGAGGGCCGCTAACACTCCCAGAATACACAGGTGTTTTTAGTGCAGCCGACACAGCTAGCGGTACATTTTTTATCAAACAGGAAGTGCCAGATTTCCAGGATGTCCCCCTGTTTCAACTTTTGAACTCTGATTTGGAGCAGCTCGTTCATGGGTCACAGCTGAACTCCATCCCCATGGCCCCATTAAGTCTTCCTATTGGGAACGTCCATGTAGGCCCAGTGCAGAATTCTGCTAAACCCACAAGCAGTCCTCAGAATGAATGTTTTCCATTTAATCGACACTTAGGCCATCAGCAGAGACCAACCTATTTGCCGCCCTCTCCGCCAAACTCTGATCCCCCGAGTCCAGAAAGGGGGAAGGAGGTTCTTCACAATCTGTCCCCACCTCCCTCCTACGAAGCCAGCATCGCCTCCAAGTTAACTTTTCAGACCCATAATCCCATTGATTCAGGACAAATTTCTAGTGTAGCTCCAATCCAGTGCCCAGACCAGAATTCCAATCGTGGATTAGTCCAAAGCCCAGGTCCTGCGCCAGTCCAGCGTTCAAGCCTAACACCAGGTCAGATGACGCCAGGTGTTGGCCCACTGTCCCCAGTGTTGGCCCAGTCGGCTTCAGTTAGGTACAACAGAAGGAATAATCCTGATCTGGAGAGACGGCGGATTCACCACTGTGATGTTCCAG gGTGCAGGAAAGTATACACCAAGTCTTCTCATTTAAAAGCCCATCTACGGACCCACACAG GAGAGAAGCCGTACCAGTGCTCCTGGGAGGGATGTGAGTGGCGCTTCGCCCGTTCTGATGAGCTGACTCGCCATTTCAGGAAACACACCGGGGTGAAGCCTTTCCAGTGTGGCGTGTGTAGCCGCTGTTTCTCCCGCTCTGATCACCTGGCCCTGCACATGAAGAGACACCAGAGCTAG
- the klf5b gene encoding Krueppel-like factor 5 isoform X3: MDYLSPHQQDIVNSKMLCRDSALMPEPPFSEDFASPYSANMSLLLPDIPYLHPGLCRTMRPIKTEPSHSLMHPSCQGNNGGPLTLPEYTGVFSAADTASGTFFIKQEVPDFQDVPLFQLLNSDLEQLVHGSQLNSIPMAPLSLPIGNVHVGPVQNSAKPTSSPQNECFPFNRHLGHQQRPTYLPPSPPNSDPPSPERGKEVLHNLSPPPSYEASIASKLTFQTHNPIDSGQISSVAPIQCPDQNSNRGLVQSPGPAPVQRSSLTPGQMTPGVGPLSPVLAQSASVRYNRRNNPDLERRRIHHCDVPGCRKVYTKSSHLKAHLRTHTGEKPYQCSWEGCEWRFARSDELTRHFRKHTGVKPFQCGVCSRCFSRSDHLALHMKRHQS; this comes from the exons ATGGACTACCTGTCTCCGCACCAACAGGACATAGTGAATTCCAAAATGTTGTGCAGGGACAGCGCTCTGATGCCAGAGCCGCCTTTCAGCGAGGACTTTGCCTCCCCGTACAGCGCCAACATGAGCCTGCTCCTTCCTGACATCCCATACCTGCACCCTGGTCTCTGCAGGACTATGAGACCGATCAAAACAGAGCCGTCACACTCTCTGATGCACCCCAGCTGTCAGGGCAACAACGGAGGGCCGCTAACACTCCCAGAATACACAGGTGTTTTTAGTGCAGCCGACACAGCTAGCGGTACATTTTTTATCAAACAGGAAGTGCCAGATTTCCAGGATGTCCCCCTGTTTCAACTTTTGAACTCTGATTTGGAGCAGCTCGTTCATGGGTCACAGCTGAACTCCATCCCCATGGCCCCATTAAGTCTTCCTATTGGGAACGTCCATGTAGGCCCAGTGCAGAATTCTGCTAAACCCACAAGCAGTCCTCAGAATGAATGTTTTCCATTTAATCGACACTTAGGCCATCAGCAGAGACCAACCTATTTGCCGCCCTCTCCGCCAAACTCTGATCCCCCGAGTCCAGAAAGGGGGAAGGAGGTTCTTCACAATCTGTCCCCACCTCCCTCCTACGAAGCCAGCATCGCCTCCAAGTTAACTTTTCAGACCCATAATCCCATTGATTCAGGACAAATTTCTAGTGTAGCTCCAATCCAGTGCCCAGACCAGAATTCCAATCGTGGATTAGTCCAAAGCCCAGGTCCTGCGCCAGTCCAGCGTTCAAGCCTAACACCAGGTCAGATGACGCCAGGTGTTGGCCCACTGTCCCCAGTGTTGGCCCAGTCGGCTTCAGTTAGGTACAACAGAAGGAATAATCCTGATCTGGAGAGACGGCGGATTCACCACTGTGATGTTCCAG gGTGCAGGAAAGTATACACCAAGTCTTCTCATTTAAAAGCCCATCTACGGACCCACACAG GAGAGAAGCCGTACCAGTGCTCCTGGGAGGGATGTGAGTGGCGCTTCGCCCGTTCTGATGAGCTGACTCGCCATTTCAGGAAACACACCGGGGTGAAGCCTTTCCAGTGTGGCGTGTGTAGCCGCTGTTTCTCCCGCTCTGATCACCTGGCCCTGCACATGAAGAGACACCAGAGCTAG